A window of Staphylococcus lloydii genomic DNA:
TTAATTAATGTGGTAATTATATATTATGTACACATTAAGGAGGTTATATTAATGGCTGATGAAAACAAATTCGAACAAGCTAAAGGTAACGTTAAAGAAACAATAGGAAACGTTACTGATGATGATAAACTTGAACAAGAAGGTAAGAAAGACAAAAGTTCAGGTAAAGCTAAAGAAGTTGTAGAAAATGCAAAAGATAAAGCTAACGATGTAATCGATAAATTTAAAAAATAATTATTAGATTGAACAACAAAGGAGCAGATTATTATGGCAGAGAATTTCTTCGATAAAGCAAAAGAAGCAGCAAAAAACGTATCAGACAAATTAAAAGAAACTGATAACGAAAAAGCAAAACAAGCTAGTGAACAAATTGATAAATTCACTGGTGGTAGTGACAAAGAAGAAAATGACAACAAAGACGACGATAAAAAATAACCAATAAAAAAATTCCTACAGCATAATAAGTGCTGTAGGAATTTTTTTATTGGTTATTCATTTCTGAAACTAAGTTATTTAATCTCTTGTATGAATCTAATTGAGCTTCTTGATCATAAATATAACTAATAGCCATTAATTCATCTATATCGCCATTTTCTGCAATAAATGATTTAAGCTTATCTTTGACTGTTGCTTCAGAACCAATAAGTGATTGTGACATACGTTGTTTTGCTAATTCAAATTCTCTAGGAGTAAGCAATCCTTGTAAATCATCTGTTGGTGGTTGAACGGGTTGCATTCTGCCACGTGTAATACTCACCATGACTTGGGCCTGAGTTGAAGCTAAATATTCGGCTTGTGCATCTGTGTCGGCCACGATCGCATTTAAACAAACTATCATATAAGGTTTATCTAAAACATCAGAGGGTTCGAATAATGATTTATATATTTCCATGGCATCTTGCATCTGTTGAGGAGCAAAATGACCAGCAAATACATATGGTAAGCCTTTACGAGCTGCTAAATGAGCCGAATCAGTTGAAGAACCTAAAATATAAAGTGGTACATTTTTATCTACTGCTGGATAAGCACGAACATAGCCTTGTTGATTGGCTGGTCCAAAATAAGTCGCAAGTTGCTCAACTTCTTCTGGAAATTCGTATACACCATTATGTTGATCGCGTCGTAAAGCGCTAGCAGTCATCATGTCTGTACCAGGTGCTCTACCAAGTCCTAAATCCACACGATTTGGGAATACGGTTGCCATTGTACCAAATTGCTCTGCAACGATTAATGGCGCATGATTAGGCAACATAATACCTCCAGATCCAACTTTAATAGATTGTGTATGTTCTAGTGTATGTTGAATCAATAATGCTGTGGCCGAGCTAACTAAATTAGGCGCATTGTGGTGTTCGGCAATCCAATATCTTTCAAAATCAAGTTTTTCAAGGTTTTGAGCCAATTTAACCATATCATCAATTGCGTCTTTATCTGTCTGTCCTTCTCTAACAGGTGCAAGATTTAGCGCGGATAACTTTATTTCTGTCATTTTAGTATCCTCCTTAGTAATAACTAATAATTGAAAGTATAACAGGCGACTGTTAACTTGCGTAAAAAATTGCTCACTGGTATAATGTAGTAAATTTTAACGTTAGGTGGCCTTAATAAGACAATGGATAAATCTCATAAGCAAATTTCAACTCAAACTTTAATAAATAACGCATGAGGTATGCCATTGTCCAACTTATTTTTAATATAGGCTGTTATATTTATTTGAAAAAGACATGCATACCTCTTAGAAAGCGAGGAATATGTTATGTCTTTTTATTATGCACAAAAACCATTTGAACCTTATGGGAAAGTACTTATCGAGCATGTGAATATAAGTATAGAAGATGGTGAACATGTCGTTATTATTGGTAATAATGGTGTAGGAAAGACCTCATTATTAGAAAAAATCTATGCAACTTATAGCGACGAAGCTTATTATATGGAACAAGATTTAACCAACTATAGAGAGTTAACTGCAATGGACTATATCATTTCACTAAATCCTGTTTTGTATCAAATAAGAACGAAAATGTCAGATGACTTAAATGCTTTAGCCAAATATATAGAACTTGATGGTTATGGTTTTGAACAAAAAATAGTGACTCAAGCAAAACAATTTAAAATTACTGAAGATAGTTTAGCTAAACCACTTAAACAATTAAGCGGGGGCGAGCAAACAAGAATAGCTATTATAAGAGCTATATTATCGCGACAGACAATGTTATTACTCGATGAGCCGACAAATCACTTAGACGATAATATGGTAAATGATTTATGCCGCTTTATTAATAACTCTACTCAAACCATTATTATGATTTCACATCACCGTGGCTTTATTAACAATGTTGCTACACATATTATAGACGTCAATAACAAAGGCACAACAAAATATGAAGGTAGTTATGATGATTATAAAGCAATTTCAGATTTAGCTATTAAATCTCAGAACAATGCTTATATTAAGCAACAACAACAAATTAAACAGTTAGAAAAAAATATTCAACGCGTAAAACAATGGCATGCATCATCTAGTGCACAGACTAGTGTTAGAGATCCAATAGGACAGAAAAAATTAAGTAAACTTATTAAACGTGCTAAAACTAAAGAAACACAAACACAGCATCTTATAGAAAATAAAAATGTAACAAAGCCTACTTCTAATAATATTGCACAAATTAAACTCAATAATGGTCAACAATTCAATAATAGAAATCTTTTCCAATTTCAACAAGTGTGTTATCAAAATGAACAAGGAACTATATTTGATCATGTCGATATTACAATGAAAAAGGGCGAAAATGTCTTATTAACAGGCCCAAATGGTAGTGGTAAATCTATGTTAGTAAAATTAATCACAGGTCTTGTCCAACCAACAAGCGGTAAAATCAACATTTCACCGTCATTAGAAATCGCTTATTTTGACCAACAAAATTATAATTTGAATTTTGAACTCACACCAATGGAAATGTTATTAGAGCTACCTAATATGACACGTAGTAGTGCACAAACAATTCTCAATGCATTTAATTTTGACCATGATAGTTTATTTAATAAAATAAGTAATCTGTCAATGGGTGAAAAGAGTAGATTACAATTTGTATTACTATATTTTGCACAACCGCATTTGCTTATATTAGATGAACCAACAAATTATTTTGATATCCACACGCAAGAGTTAATTATGGAGATGCTAAAAGAGTTTGGTGGGCAAGTATTATTAATTACGCATGATGAATATTTAAAAAGTAAATTTGATGCGACTCAGTGGTATATTAAAAATCGTAAAATAATAAATTCAGCACTAAAGCCCAAATTAGATGACGATGTGGACAGTACATTGTCTCTATTAGAAGATTTTAAACATATAGATGAATTCGGTCATTATCAAACAGACGACTAGAAAAATTATAAACATGGTGCTATCATTGGACCATTGATAAAATTGTGAGGAGTGTCGAAAAGTCATGGAAGTATATGCAGATAATGCTGCAACCACACCAGTTAAACAACCAGTAATTGATAAGATGATGGAACTCTATACTTTACATTTTGGGAATCCATCTTCAATTCATAGTATTGGTAGAGATGCACGTAAATATTTAGACGAATCACGCAGGGCTATTGCTCAAATGTTAGGTGCTAAGACAAACGAAGTTATTTTTACAAGCGGTGCCACAGAGTCTAATAATACGGCGATTAAAGGTATTGCTTATAAACATCAGCATAAAGGCAAACATCTTATTACATCAAAAATAGAACATCATTCTGTATTGCATGTCTTTGAACAACTTGAAAACGAAGGATTCACTGTAACTTATCTTGATGTAGATGCTCAAGGAATTATCGACATTGAACAATTGAAAAATGCTATAAGCGATGACACAATTTTAGTATCAATTATGTTTGTTAATAACGAAGTGGGTACTGTGCAACCTATGTATGAAATAGATGATATCGTCAAACACTCAAACGCATTATTTCATGTGGACGCTGTACAGGCGATAGGCCATTTGGATATAGATTTTAACGAATTTAGTATCGATTCTATGAGCATTACGGCACATAAATTTGGTGGACCTAAAGGCATTGGCGTACTATTGGTTAAAGAAGGTACATTAATGCGTTATATGCAACTCGGTGGAGAACAAGAAACCAAGCGTCGTGCTGGTACAGAGAATATACCTCAAATTGCAGGATTAACAGAAGCATTGAAGCTAGCTACAAATAATTTGGACGATAATAACGTACACTTAATGTCTTTAAAAAATTTGTTTATAGTTAAATTACAAGAAAGATCAGTGCCATTTGAAGTGAATGGTTCGATGGTAGATACGACAGGTCACGTAGTAAATTTATATTTTCCGTTTATAGATGTTGAGACCATGTTAACTTTATTAGATTTGTCTAATATATATGTTTCTTCAGGTTCAGCATGTACTGCAGGTTCTACGACACCTTCACATGTATTAGCGGCAATGTACGATGACGATGAAAGAGCAAAACATTCAGTAAGATTTAGTTTTAATGAATTAAATACTGAGGCAGAGATTAAATATATAGCGATGGAAATTCACAAAATCTATCATAAATTTAAGGAGGAATAATAGTTGGGCAATGAAAATACACGTGTAGTTGTTGGAATGTCAGGTGGTGTAGATAGTTCTGTTACAGCTCATTTATTAAAAGAGCAAGGTTACGATGTCATTGGTATCTTTATGAAAAATTGGGACGACACAGACGAAAATGGCGTTTGTACTGCAACAGAAGATTATAATGATGTTATTGCAGTTTGTAACCAAATCGGTATACCGTATTATGCGGTAAATTTTGAACAACAATACTGGGATAAAGTATTCACATATTTCCTAGATGAATATAAAAAAGGTAGAACGCCAAATCCGGATGTAATGTGTAACAAAGAAATTAAATTTAAAGCATTTTTAGAACATGCACTTAAACTAGGTGCTGATTATGTAGCGACTGGACATTATGCACGTATAAAACGTCATGAAGATGGTCATGTAGAAATGTTAAGAGGCGTAGATAACAACAAAGATCAAACATATTTCTTAAATCAACTATCACAAGAGCAATTATCAAAAGTTATGTTCCCTATAGGAGATATTGATAAAAAAGAAGTTAGAAAAATAGCCGAAGAACAAAACTTAGCCACTGCTAAGAAAAAAGATTCAACTGGTATTTGTTTTATTGGTGAAAGAAACTTCAAAACATTTTTATCACAATATTTACCTGCTCAATCGGGTAAAATGGTTACACTAAATGGTGAAGTAAAAGGTGAACATGGTGGTTTGATGTATTATACGATTGGACAACGTCACGGTCTTGGTATAGGCGGCGATGGTGATCCATGGTTCGTAGTTGGTAAAAATTTAGAAGATAATGAACTGTATGTTGAACAAGGTTTTGACCATGATGCATTATATAGTGATTATTTAATTGCTTCAGACATCTCATTCGTTAACGACGTAGATTTAACAAATGGCTTTGAATGTACTGCTAAATTTAGATATCGACAAAAAGATACAAAAGTATTTGTACAAAGAGAAGCAGATAATGCAATTCGTGTTACTTTTGATGTGCCAGTACGTGCAATTACACCAGGTCAAGCAGTCGTATTTTATGACGGTGAAGTTTGTTTAGGTGGCGCAACAATTGACGATGTATATAAAAATTCTGGTCAATTAAGTTACGTAGTATAATAGAAAATTCCAAAATAGAGATTGAGAAGTAAATGTTTACTAAATTCATTCAAGTAATGCTTGTAATATGCACCCATTATTTGAATGAAACATATTATTTCTCATTCTCTTTTTTTGTTTAAACTACATTACTTTTTTAATATAATGTTATACTAAGCTATTAGAAATGAGGTATTGAGCATGGAACAAGAAGAAATTTATAATTATATAAAACAAGGGCAAAATGATAAGGCATTACAAGCTTTATTTGATAATATAGAAAATAACCCCCAAGAAATTGAAAATTACATAAATTCTGGTATTTTAATAGCAGAAGCAGGCGAAATTGAACACGCAGAAACATTTTTCCAAAAAGCGTTAACAATTGATGCCGAAAACGGTGCAGTTTATTATAATTTAGCAAATG
This region includes:
- a CDS encoding CsbD family protein; amino-acid sequence: MADENKFEQAKGNVKETIGNVTDDDKLEQEGKKDKSSGKAKEVVENAKDKANDVIDKFKK
- a CDS encoding LLM class flavin-dependent oxidoreductase — translated: MTEIKLSALNLAPVREGQTDKDAIDDMVKLAQNLEKLDFERYWIAEHHNAPNLVSSATALLIQHTLEHTQSIKVGSGGIMLPNHAPLIVAEQFGTMATVFPNRVDLGLGRAPGTDMMTASALRRDQHNGVYEFPEEVEQLATYFGPANQQGYVRAYPAVDKNVPLYILGSSTDSAHLAARKGLPYVFAGHFAPQQMQDAMEIYKSLFEPSDVLDKPYMIVCLNAIVADTDAQAEYLASTQAQVMVSITRGRMQPVQPPTDDLQGLLTPREFELAKQRMSQSLIGSEATVKDKLKSFIAENGDIDELMAISYIYDQEAQLDSYKRLNNLVSEMNNQ
- the sal gene encoding Sal family ABC-F type ribosomal protection protein — encoded protein: MSFYYAQKPFEPYGKVLIEHVNISIEDGEHVVIIGNNGVGKTSLLEKIYATYSDEAYYMEQDLTNYRELTAMDYIISLNPVLYQIRTKMSDDLNALAKYIELDGYGFEQKIVTQAKQFKITEDSLAKPLKQLSGGEQTRIAIIRAILSRQTMLLLDEPTNHLDDNMVNDLCRFINNSTQTIIMISHHRGFINNVATHIIDVNNKGTTKYEGSYDDYKAISDLAIKSQNNAYIKQQQQIKQLEKNIQRVKQWHASSSAQTSVRDPIGQKKLSKLIKRAKTKETQTQHLIENKNVTKPTSNNIAQIKLNNGQQFNNRNLFQFQQVCYQNEQGTIFDHVDITMKKGENVLLTGPNGSGKSMLVKLITGLVQPTSGKINISPSLEIAYFDQQNYNLNFELTPMEMLLELPNMTRSSAQTILNAFNFDHDSLFNKISNLSMGEKSRLQFVLLYFAQPHLLILDEPTNYFDIHTQELIMEMLKEFGGQVLLITHDEYLKSKFDATQWYIKNRKIINSALKPKLDDDVDSTLSLLEDFKHIDEFGHYQTDD
- a CDS encoding cysteine desulfurase family protein, producing MEVYADNAATTPVKQPVIDKMMELYTLHFGNPSSIHSIGRDARKYLDESRRAIAQMLGAKTNEVIFTSGATESNNTAIKGIAYKHQHKGKHLITSKIEHHSVLHVFEQLENEGFTVTYLDVDAQGIIDIEQLKNAISDDTILVSIMFVNNEVGTVQPMYEIDDIVKHSNALFHVDAVQAIGHLDIDFNEFSIDSMSITAHKFGGPKGIGVLLVKEGTLMRYMQLGGEQETKRRAGTENIPQIAGLTEALKLATNNLDDNNVHLMSLKNLFIVKLQERSVPFEVNGSMVDTTGHVVNLYFPFIDVETMLTLLDLSNIYVSSGSACTAGSTTPSHVLAAMYDDDERAKHSVRFSFNELNTEAEIKYIAMEIHKIYHKFKEE
- the mnmA gene encoding tRNA 2-thiouridine(34) synthase MnmA, producing MGNENTRVVVGMSGGVDSSVTAHLLKEQGYDVIGIFMKNWDDTDENGVCTATEDYNDVIAVCNQIGIPYYAVNFEQQYWDKVFTYFLDEYKKGRTPNPDVMCNKEIKFKAFLEHALKLGADYVATGHYARIKRHEDGHVEMLRGVDNNKDQTYFLNQLSQEQLSKVMFPIGDIDKKEVRKIAEEQNLATAKKKDSTGICFIGERNFKTFLSQYLPAQSGKMVTLNGEVKGEHGGLMYYTIGQRHGLGIGGDGDPWFVVGKNLEDNELYVEQGFDHDALYSDYLIASDISFVNDVDLTNGFECTAKFRYRQKDTKVFVQREADNAIRVTFDVPVRAITPGQAVVFYDGEVCLGGATIDDVYKNSGQLSYVV